From a single Silene latifolia isolate original U9 population chromosome 6, ASM4854445v1, whole genome shotgun sequence genomic region:
- the LOC141587153 gene encoding putative 57 kDa heat shock protein isoform X2, with protein MAEPSSPLTSEIQGNDNTYQLHEKPGPRGAYEARQVNGGLYVRVDMPGVPPDGVKIFKRGQAHTVTFTGKAPIVWSDCESSGRVYGGYVVLDRNPDEIDVEMRVVNGSLKLFFPNSDGILHFFPPKNRLPKKCQGPVKHLGDEKDCCHNKLVQYVNAQDVVVPGFEGFKDMALHPSGCSCCQDTQKNDESDAHLELSKTSREHINPYLLDGKEGLVENMMVADTNGGDRMYTRIDMPGLGVKNNKVKVEHGGASLLFGGEGSVEHPFDEGGRTYAAGWMFRCTCCKMVDVKHVMKDGVMRVSFRRHTASGSSGKDCKIALIRPLRLFFC; from the exons atGGCGGAACCATCTTCTCCCCTTACTTCTG AAATACAAGGGAATGACAATACGTACCAACTCCACGAAAAACCCGGTCCAAGAGGAGCTTACGAAGCCCGTCAAGTTAATGGCGGGTTGTACGTCCGGGTCGACATGCCAGGTGTTCCACCTGACGGCGTTAAGATTTTCAAACGCGGCCAAGCTCACACAGTTACTTTCACTGGAAAAGCCCCTATAGTCTGGTCTGATTGTGAGTCTTCCGGCAGAGTTTACGGTGGTTATGTCGTACTTGACCGTAACCCTGATGAGATTGATGTCGAGATGAGGGTTGTTAATGGGTCTCTTAAACTGTTCTTCCCCAATTCAGATGGCATTCTCCACTTCTTCCCTCCTAAAAACCGTCTTCCCAAAAAATGTCAAG GGCCAGTGAAACATCTGGGGGATGAAAAAGATTGTTGTCATAACAAGCTTGTTCAGTATGTGAATGCTCAGGATGTTGTTGTGCCAG GTTTTGAAGGTTTTAAAGACATGGCTTTGCATCCAAGCGGCTGTTCTTGCTGCCAAGACACCCAGAAGAATGACGAATCCGATG CCCATTTGGAGTTGAGCAAGACGTCAAGGGAACACATAAACCCGTACCTACTAGATGGAAAGGAAGGACTGGTTGAAAATATGATGGTGGCTGACACTAATGGAGGCGACCGCATGTACACTAGAATCGACATGCCTGGTCTGGGAGTGAAGAACAACAAAGTGAAAGTCGAACATGGTGGTGCCTCTTTGTTGTTTGGAGGAGAAGGCTCAGTGGAACACCCGTTTGATGAAGGGGGTCGTACTTATGCAGCAGGCTGGATGTTCCGGTGCACTTGCTGCAAGATGGTTGATGTGAAGCATGTGATGAAGGATGGCGTTATGAGGGTATCGTTCCGTAGACACACCGCCTCAGGTAGTTCAGGAAAGGATTGCAAGATTGCCTTAATTAGGCCTTTAAGGCTCTTCTTTTGCTAG
- the LOC141587153 gene encoding putative 57 kDa heat shock protein isoform X1, producing the protein MAEPSSPLTSEIQGNDNTYQLHEKPGPRGAYEARQVNGGLYVRVDMPGVPPDGVKIFKRGQAHTVTFTGKAPIVWSDCESSGRVYGGYVVLDRNPDEIDVEMRVVNGSLKLFFPNSDGILHFFPPKNRLPKKCQVAGPVKHLGDEKDCCHNKLVQYVNAQDVVVPGFEGFKDMALHPSGCSCCQDTQKNDESDAHLELSKTSREHINPYLLDGKEGLVENMMVADTNGGDRMYTRIDMPGLGVKNNKVKVEHGGASLLFGGEGSVEHPFDEGGRTYAAGWMFRCTCCKMVDVKHVMKDGVMRVSFRRHTASGSSGKDCKIALIRPLRLFFC; encoded by the exons atGGCGGAACCATCTTCTCCCCTTACTTCTG AAATACAAGGGAATGACAATACGTACCAACTCCACGAAAAACCCGGTCCAAGAGGAGCTTACGAAGCCCGTCAAGTTAATGGCGGGTTGTACGTCCGGGTCGACATGCCAGGTGTTCCACCTGACGGCGTTAAGATTTTCAAACGCGGCCAAGCTCACACAGTTACTTTCACTGGAAAAGCCCCTATAGTCTGGTCTGATTGTGAGTCTTCCGGCAGAGTTTACGGTGGTTATGTCGTACTTGACCGTAACCCTGATGAGATTGATGTCGAGATGAGGGTTGTTAATGGGTCTCTTAAACTGTTCTTCCCCAATTCAGATGGCATTCTCCACTTCTTCCCTCCTAAAAACCGTCTTCCCAAAAAATGTCAAG TTGCAGGGCCAGTGAAACATCTGGGGGATGAAAAAGATTGTTGTCATAACAAGCTTGTTCAGTATGTGAATGCTCAGGATGTTGTTGTGCCAG GTTTTGAAGGTTTTAAAGACATGGCTTTGCATCCAAGCGGCTGTTCTTGCTGCCAAGACACCCAGAAGAATGACGAATCCGATG CCCATTTGGAGTTGAGCAAGACGTCAAGGGAACACATAAACCCGTACCTACTAGATGGAAAGGAAGGACTGGTTGAAAATATGATGGTGGCTGACACTAATGGAGGCGACCGCATGTACACTAGAATCGACATGCCTGGTCTGGGAGTGAAGAACAACAAAGTGAAAGTCGAACATGGTGGTGCCTCTTTGTTGTTTGGAGGAGAAGGCTCAGTGGAACACCCGTTTGATGAAGGGGGTCGTACTTATGCAGCAGGCTGGATGTTCCGGTGCACTTGCTGCAAGATGGTTGATGTGAAGCATGTGATGAAGGATGGCGTTATGAGGGTATCGTTCCGTAGACACACCGCCTCAGGTAGTTCAGGAAAGGATTGCAAGATTGCCTTAATTAGGCCTTTAAGGCTCTTCTTTTGCTAG